The following are encoded together in the Paludisphaera mucosa genome:
- a CDS encoding class I SAM-dependent methyltransferase has protein sequence MMDVIPFDPRRFKTAAASYLVGRPVYPPRLFRRIVELCGLDRSHRAMDLGCGPGQIAIALAPYVGRVVAVDPEPEMLKIAAGEAERAGREIEFVQASSYDLGPRFGTFRLVAMGRSFHWMDRAETLRRLDAMIEPEGAVAFLHDDHPTVPDNAWFATFQEIVARHAADDVAKRVRAGRAGHESVLLDSPFRRLERITVFERSSIPVDALVLRLRSMSSVARSRVGDRAEDLAAEVREAITPFARDGLLSEVIAASALIASREGP, from the coding sequence ATGATGGACGTGATCCCGTTCGATCCCCGGCGGTTCAAGACGGCGGCGGCCAGCTATCTGGTGGGCCGGCCCGTGTATCCGCCGCGGCTGTTCCGACGGATCGTCGAGCTTTGCGGGCTCGATCGGTCGCATCGGGCGATGGACCTGGGCTGCGGGCCGGGGCAGATCGCGATCGCCCTCGCGCCTTACGTGGGGCGGGTGGTCGCGGTGGACCCGGAGCCCGAGATGCTCAAGATCGCGGCGGGCGAGGCCGAGCGGGCGGGGCGGGAGATCGAGTTCGTCCAGGCCAGCTCCTACGACCTGGGGCCCCGATTCGGGACCTTCCGGCTGGTGGCGATGGGGCGTTCGTTCCACTGGATGGACCGGGCCGAGACCCTGCGCCGGCTCGACGCGATGATCGAGCCCGAGGGCGCGGTCGCCTTCCTGCACGACGACCACCCCACGGTCCCCGACAACGCCTGGTTCGCGACCTTCCAGGAGATCGTCGCGCGGCACGCGGCCGACGACGTCGCCAAGCGGGTACGGGCCGGGAGGGCCGGCCACGAATCCGTGCTGCTGGACTCGCCCTTCCGCAGGCTGGAGCGGATCACCGTCTTCGAGCGGTCGTCGATCCCGGTCGACGCGCTCGTCCTGCGCCTGCGCTCGATGTCGAGCGTGGCGCGATCCCGGGTGGGCGACCGCGCGGAGGACCTCGCCGCCGAGGTGCGCGAGGCGATCACGCCCTTCGCCCGCGACGGCCTGCTGAGCGAGGTTATCGCGGCGTCGGCCCTGATCGCCTCGCGCGAGGGCCCCTGA
- a CDS encoding TPM domain-containing protein — protein MFRSLRWTALPLVAAALAWAPARAAEVRDQAGMFSPQAVKKAQVELTRVEKQTGVPIIIETIESIPGLAADASIEAKKRAIDSLAEKRDAELHDEGIYILLSKKDKVLSHVLVRQRLAGVLPESTRRTIREAFVAPFKDGDYDGGLAAAATAIDAALPDEPVAAARAAGPRRLVPAAPAPGGGVVVERRAQQGAQFGFGTLLMIALGILGVLFVVRLLSGAFGGGQAGYPQGMPRPGPGMGGPGYGPGMGGPGYGGGYGGRGGGFFSSMLGGIGGAMAGNWIYDQFSGRNSGHHSDASSYTPMTGQDDFGPTSPDGGDAIIGGSDDSQGGSWGDSGGGDWGGGSGGGDWGGGGGDDGGSW, from the coding sequence ATGTTTCGATCTCTCCGCTGGACCGCCCTGCCGCTGGTCGCCGCCGCGCTCGCCTGGGCCCCCGCCCGGGCCGCCGAGGTCCGCGACCAGGCCGGGATGTTCTCGCCGCAGGCCGTGAAGAAGGCCCAGGTCGAGCTGACTCGCGTGGAAAAGCAGACCGGCGTCCCGATCATCATCGAGACCATCGAGTCGATCCCCGGCCTCGCGGCCGACGCCTCGATCGAGGCCAAGAAGCGCGCGATCGACTCGCTGGCCGAGAAGCGCGACGCCGAGCTCCATGACGAGGGGATCTACATCCTGCTCTCGAAGAAGGACAAGGTGCTCTCCCACGTGCTGGTGCGTCAGCGGCTCGCCGGGGTGCTCCCCGAGTCGACCCGCCGGACGATTCGCGAGGCCTTCGTCGCCCCGTTCAAGGACGGCGACTACGACGGCGGCCTCGCCGCCGCGGCGACGGCCATCGACGCCGCGCTGCCGGACGAGCCCGTCGCCGCCGCCCGCGCGGCCGGGCCGCGAAGGCTGGTGCCGGCCGCTCCCGCCCCGGGCGGCGGGGTGGTCGTCGAGCGCCGGGCGCAGCAGGGCGCCCAGTTCGGGTTCGGCACGCTCCTGATGATCGCCCTGGGCATCCTGGGCGTCCTGTTCGTCGTCCGCCTGCTGAGCGGGGCGTTCGGCGGCGGCCAGGCCGGCTATCCTCAGGGCATGCCCCGACCGGGCCCCGGCATGGGCGGCCCGGGCTACGGACCCGGCATGGGCGGGCCCGGCTACGGCGGCGGCTATGGCGGCCGGGGCGGCGGGTTCTTCTCCAGCATGCTGGGCGGGATCGGCGGCGCGATGGCGGGGAACTGGATCTACGACCAGTTCTCGGGCCGGAATTCCGGCCATCACAGCGACGCTTCCAGCTATACCCCGATGACCGGCCAGGACGACTTCGGCCCCACTTCCCCCGACGGCGGCGACGCCATCATCGGCGGCTCGGATGACAGCCAGGGCGGGTCCTGGGGCGATTCGGGAGGCGGCGACTGGGGCGGCGGCTCCGGCGGCGGCGACTGGGGCGGCGGTGGAGGCGACGACGGCGGGAGCTGGTGA
- a CDS encoding MMPL family transporter → MLRELTRAAEGAGQIARGAERAHREVSAILADPLGRRALDRLLITPETVKENPDLLKSFDAYITPDGRRARIDVTLADRVFSDGSMNQVETIRRRLADYLVEYQGIHVTAAVAGANAESADVRTLTRADQVQSWFVVPIGVFLVLMIALRDPLACFNLVATMVLTYAFALGATHLVFVTMLGADGLDWKVPYFLFVLLVAVGVDYNVFLMTRLHEETAGHGFRGGIIRAIGQTGGLISSAAAITACSFASFLFSPLGSLRQLGFALVVGITIDAVLVRPLLVPCGHWLLRRSREVLAPRYSVSSENFRLTGVPD, encoded by the coding sequence CTGCTCCGCGAGCTGACCCGCGCGGCGGAGGGGGCCGGGCAGATCGCCAGGGGGGCGGAACGGGCGCATCGCGAGGTCAGCGCGATCCTGGCCGACCCGCTGGGCCGCCGGGCGCTCGACCGGCTCCTGATCACGCCCGAGACGGTCAAGGAGAACCCCGACCTGCTCAAGAGCTTCGACGCCTACATCACGCCCGACGGCCGTCGCGCCCGGATCGACGTCACGCTGGCCGACCGGGTCTTCTCGGACGGGTCGATGAACCAGGTCGAGACCATCCGCCGCCGCCTGGCCGACTACCTGGTCGAGTACCAGGGGATCCACGTCACGGCCGCCGTGGCCGGCGCCAACGCCGAGTCGGCCGACGTCCGCACGCTCACCCGGGCCGACCAGGTGCAGAGCTGGTTCGTCGTGCCCATCGGCGTCTTCCTCGTCCTGATGATCGCCCTCCGCGACCCCCTGGCCTGCTTCAACCTGGTCGCCACGATGGTCCTGACCTACGCCTTCGCCCTGGGGGCGACCCACCTGGTCTTCGTCACCATGCTCGGGGCCGACGGCCTGGACTGGAAGGTCCCCTACTTCCTGTTCGTCCTGCTGGTGGCCGTGGGGGTGGACTACAACGTCTTCCTCATGACCCGACTGCACGAGGAGACGGCCGGGCACGGCTTCCGGGGCGGGATCATCCGGGCGATCGGCCAGACCGGCGGCCTGATCTCGTCGGCCGCCGCGATCACGGCGTGCAGCTTCGCCTCGTTCCTGTTCAGCCCTCTGGGCTCGCTCCGCCAGCTCGGGTTCGCCCTGGTGGTCGGGATCACCATCGACGCCGTGCTGGTCCGGCCCCTGCTCGTCCCCTGCGGCCACTGGCTGCTGCGGCGGTCGCGCGAGGTGCTGGCGCCGCGCTACAGCGTCTCCAGCGAGAATTTCCGGCTGACCGGGGTCCCCGACTGA
- a CDS encoding MMPL family transporter has translation MPLLESIKTFSSRRPLCVAAAWLAIALGVGLTAPDLTRLAAEGQSKLLGTEAESRRAAELVRQCWPDQAYESTAVAAIHRPGGLVEADRRFAAALAGRFEAADRPAAILRVLGPGSQPEVAERLVSRDGTTLLIVAPLDAANVAPAAHEAVDWLHAQADDLRKATSDVAGLQVLWTGDSVIGRDYMRLVQVSLDRAAIVTVVLLLIVLIAVYRSFWLALVPLTTIGASLVVARGVLAWLCGVGWQISPLVELFLIAILFGTGTDFCLFLSWRFGEHFNPRNPAGVMRMTMARSFVPLVTSAGTIMIGLLLMGTTKFRLFSTTGPSVALGLAISLLATLTLTPALLVLLARIRPACFESFGGPSNGFWEAIGRKAMARPLRSWALTLGAMIPLAVLGGQTRFVMDMLTEMPREAQSAANLRLILAKFDPGMTAPLTIVLDSDVNLRSSQGLALIDDVSRLLSHQRRNEEVRSATQPLGSPEPLSRARLSSRLGEVDEGFRQLAEGGSSLERGLNAGAAKLQAALWMEEKLGLNFTGGPAAKKAEAPPAAPPSAADPAAAAPEALSQGLRTASAALLWSQGVPPTWNTPALASAFNQVLLQGAKEGARRRVGDKGSGLFDAAVRLANAPREAAPAERPAPAPAPLAPPVVAATPARPRRPPPRRPPRSRPRPCSAS, from the coding sequence ATGCCCCTGTTGGAATCGATCAAGACGTTCTCCAGCCGCCGCCCGCTCTGCGTGGCCGCGGCCTGGCTGGCGATCGCCCTGGGGGTCGGCCTGACGGCCCCCGACTTGACGCGGTTGGCGGCCGAGGGCCAGTCCAAGCTGCTGGGGACCGAGGCCGAGAGCCGGCGGGCCGCGGAGCTGGTCCGCCAGTGCTGGCCGGACCAGGCGTACGAGTCGACGGCCGTCGCGGCGATCCACCGGCCGGGGGGGCTCGTCGAGGCCGACAGGCGGTTCGCCGCCGCCCTGGCCGGGCGGTTCGAGGCGGCCGACCGCCCCGCCGCCATCCTGCGCGTGCTGGGCCCCGGCTCGCAGCCCGAGGTCGCCGAGCGGCTCGTGAGCCGCGACGGGACGACCCTGCTGATCGTCGCCCCGCTCGACGCCGCCAACGTGGCCCCGGCCGCCCACGAGGCCGTCGACTGGCTGCACGCGCAGGCCGACGACCTGCGGAAGGCGACCTCCGACGTGGCCGGCCTCCAGGTCCTCTGGACCGGCGACTCGGTCATCGGCCGCGACTACATGCGGCTCGTCCAGGTCTCGCTCGACCGCGCGGCGATCGTCACCGTGGTCCTGCTGCTGATCGTGCTGATCGCCGTCTACCGCTCGTTCTGGCTAGCCCTGGTGCCGCTGACGACGATCGGGGCGAGCCTGGTGGTGGCCCGGGGCGTGCTGGCCTGGCTCTGCGGCGTGGGCTGGCAGATCTCGCCCCTGGTCGAGCTGTTCCTGATCGCGATCCTCTTCGGGACGGGGACCGACTTCTGCCTCTTCCTCTCCTGGCGGTTCGGAGAGCACTTCAACCCCCGCAACCCGGCCGGCGTCATGCGGATGACGATGGCGCGCTCGTTCGTCCCCCTGGTCACCAGCGCGGGGACGATCATGATCGGCCTGCTGCTGATGGGGACGACCAAGTTCCGGCTCTTCTCGACGACCGGGCCTAGCGTGGCCCTGGGGCTGGCGATCTCGCTGCTGGCCACCCTCACCCTGACCCCCGCCCTGCTCGTGCTGCTGGCGCGGATCCGCCCGGCCTGCTTCGAGTCGTTCGGCGGGCCGTCGAACGGCTTCTGGGAGGCGATCGGCCGCAAGGCGATGGCCCGGCCCCTGCGGAGCTGGGCCCTGACGCTGGGGGCGATGATCCCCCTGGCCGTGCTGGGGGGCCAGACCCGGTTCGTGATGGACATGCTCACCGAGATGCCGCGGGAGGCCCAGTCGGCGGCCAACTTGCGGCTGATCCTGGCCAAGTTCGACCCCGGGATGACGGCCCCGCTCACGATCGTCCTGGATTCGGACGTCAACCTGCGGAGCTCGCAGGGGCTGGCGCTCATCGACGACGTGAGCCGGCTGCTCTCGCACCAGCGGCGCAACGAGGAGGTCCGCTCGGCCACGCAGCCCCTGGGGAGCCCGGAGCCGCTCAGCCGGGCGCGGCTGTCGTCGCGCCTCGGCGAGGTCGACGAGGGCTTCCGGCAGCTCGCCGAAGGCGGATCGAGCCTGGAACGCGGGCTCAACGCCGGCGCCGCCAAGCTCCAGGCCGCGCTCTGGATGGAGGAGAAGCTGGGGCTGAACTTCACCGGCGGCCCCGCGGCGAAGAAGGCCGAGGCCCCCCCGGCCGCCCCGCCCTCCGCCGCCGACCCGGCGGCCGCCGCCCCCGAGGCGCTCTCGCAGGGCCTGCGGACCGCCTCGGCGGCCCTCCTCTGGTCGCAGGGCGTCCCGCCCACCTGGAACACCCCGGCGCTCGCCTCGGCGTTCAACCAGGTTTTGCTCCAGGGCGCGAAGGAAGGCGCCCGCCGCCGCGTCGGCGACAAGGGCTCGGGCCTGTTCGACGCCGCCGTCCGCCTGGCGAACGCCCCCAGGGAAGCCGCCCCCGCCGAACGTCCGGCCCCCGCCCCGGCCCCGCTCGCCCCGCCGGTCGTGGCCGCGACCCCCGCCCGGCCCCGGCGGCCGCCCCCGCGACGCCCCCCGAGAAGCCGGCCCAGACCCTGCTCCGCGAGCTGA
- a CDS encoding M48 family metallopeptidase codes for MAKVFLGFAAVFLVGLGAVGTARSEEPPRPAAVAAVDESEPVAVPEPSEKAMTFYRTGMGFWAFNRLWAIALPAVILFSGFSARIRNLAAWIGRSRSGTVAVYVVLYLFLTALIELPFDYYQGFVRLHAYGLSNQTLAKWAQDHALDLAVNTGVAVLIALGAYAFLRFDPRRWWLYMALASIPFLFLGVFVKPLWIDPLFNDFGPMHDKALERSILDLADRAGIASGRVFEVDKSVDTKAVNAYVTGFLGSKRIVLWDTLLKRLGEREVLFVMAHEMGHYVLGHVVRSIFLSFAVTLVGLYFVHRLAHRLIERHRGRFGFDDLRDVASVPLILVLLQVAVLGLSPAAMAYSRYQEHEADRFAIDLTGMNHSGGTAFVKLQQENLGNPRPGWVYKIFRASHPSIGDRIDFCNNHRRTTDGPATPDAGRPGPLAEPPHD; via the coding sequence ATGGCGAAGGTGTTTCTCGGGTTCGCGGCGGTCTTCCTGGTCGGCCTCGGCGCCGTCGGCACGGCCCGATCGGAAGAACCCCCTCGGCCCGCGGCCGTCGCGGCCGTCGACGAGAGCGAGCCGGTCGCGGTCCCCGAGCCGTCCGAGAAGGCGATGACCTTCTATCGCACCGGGATGGGATTCTGGGCGTTCAACCGTCTTTGGGCGATCGCGCTGCCGGCCGTCATCCTCTTCTCCGGCTTCTCGGCGCGGATCCGCAACCTCGCCGCATGGATCGGCCGAAGTCGGTCCGGGACGGTCGCCGTCTACGTGGTGCTCTACCTGTTCCTCACCGCCCTGATCGAGCTGCCGTTCGACTATTATCAGGGTTTCGTCCGCCTCCACGCGTACGGGCTGTCGAACCAGACCCTCGCGAAATGGGCCCAGGATCACGCCTTGGACCTGGCCGTCAACACGGGGGTCGCCGTCCTGATCGCCCTGGGGGCGTACGCGTTCCTGCGGTTCGACCCGCGGCGGTGGTGGCTCTACATGGCGCTGGCCTCGATCCCCTTCCTGTTCCTGGGCGTATTCGTGAAGCCGCTCTGGATCGACCCCCTGTTCAACGACTTCGGGCCGATGCACGACAAGGCCCTGGAGCGGTCGATCCTCGACCTGGCCGACCGGGCGGGCATCGCGTCGGGGCGGGTGTTCGAGGTCGACAAGAGCGTGGACACGAAGGCGGTGAACGCCTACGTCACCGGCTTCCTGGGCTCCAAGCGGATCGTGCTCTGGGACACGCTGCTGAAGCGGCTCGGCGAGCGCGAGGTCCTGTTCGTGATGGCCCACGAGATGGGCCATTACGTGCTGGGCCACGTCGTCCGCTCGATCTTCCTGTCCTTCGCGGTCACGCTGGTCGGCCTGTATTTCGTCCATCGCCTGGCCCATCGCCTGATCGAGCGGCATCGCGGGCGGTTCGGGTTCGACGACCTCCGCGACGTGGCCTCGGTGCCGCTGATTTTGGTGCTCTTGCAGGTCGCCGTCCTGGGCCTGAGCCCGGCGGCCATGGCGTACAGCCGCTACCAGGAGCACGAGGCCGACCGGTTCGCGATCGACCTGACCGGGATGAACCATTCGGGCGGGACGGCGTTCGTGAAGCTCCAGCAGGAGAACCTGGGAAACCCCCGTCCCGGGTGGGTGTACAAGATCTTCCGGGCGTCTCATCCGAGCATAGGCGACCGCATCGATTTCTGTAATAATCATCGGCGGACGACCGACGGCCCGGCGACCCCGGACGCGGGACGGCCGGGGCCGCTCGCCGAGCCTCCGCACGATTGA
- a CDS encoding NAD(P)H-quinone oxidoreductase, with protein sequence MKAVVIKGKGGPEVLEVVDVATPEARGEQVLVRVHAAALNRADLLQAKGMYPAPAGAPADIPGLEFAGVVEALGPDVHDAVQVGDRVFGIVAGGAQAEYLTTHPRMLAKIPDALDYEAAAAVPEAFLTAHDALITQGRLEPGESVLIHAAGSGVGTAAVQIARAMGCSVLGTSRTADKLEKAKALGLDFAIVNPSGAFADEVKRHTGGEGVQVILDLLGARALAENLAAVARRGRIVVVGLLTGAKTEIDLNALLARRAAIIGTTLRARPLEEKIAATRLFAAHVVPWLERGVVKPVIDSTFALDDVRKAHERMASNEGFGKVVLKL encoded by the coding sequence ATGAAGGCGGTCGTGATCAAGGGCAAGGGGGGGCCGGAGGTCCTGGAGGTCGTCGACGTCGCCACTCCGGAGGCGCGGGGCGAGCAGGTGCTGGTCCGCGTCCACGCCGCGGCGCTGAACCGGGCCGACCTGCTGCAGGCCAAGGGGATGTACCCCGCTCCCGCAGGAGCGCCGGCCGACATCCCGGGCCTGGAGTTCGCCGGCGTGGTCGAGGCCCTGGGACCCGACGTCCACGATGCGGTCCAGGTCGGCGACCGGGTCTTCGGCATCGTGGCCGGCGGGGCGCAGGCGGAGTATCTGACGACCCATCCCCGGATGCTCGCGAAGATCCCCGACGCCCTCGACTACGAGGCCGCCGCCGCCGTCCCCGAGGCCTTCCTGACGGCCCACGACGCCCTGATCACCCAGGGCCGGTTGGAGCCCGGCGAGAGCGTCCTGATCCACGCGGCGGGCAGCGGCGTCGGCACGGCGGCCGTCCAGATCGCCCGCGCGATGGGCTGCTCGGTGCTGGGGACCTCGCGCACGGCCGACAAGCTGGAGAAGGCCAAAGCCCTCGGCCTGGATTTCGCGATCGTCAACCCCTCGGGGGCCTTCGCCGACGAGGTCAAGCGGCACACCGGCGGCGAGGGGGTGCAGGTGATCCTCGACCTTCTCGGCGCCAGGGCCCTCGCCGAGAACCTCGCCGCCGTCGCGCGCCGGGGGCGGATCGTGGTGGTCGGCCTCCTGACCGGCGCGAAGACCGAGATCGACCTGAACGCGCTCCTCGCCCGTCGCGCCGCGATCATCGGCACCACCCTTCGCGCCCGGCCGCTGGAGGAGAAGATCGCCGCCACGCGGCTGTTCGCGGCCCACGTCGTCCCCTGGCTCGAACGCGGCGTCGTCAAACCGGTCATCGACTCGACGTTCGCCCTCGACGACGTCCGCAAGGCCCACGAGCGCATGGCCTCGAACGAGGGCTTCGGCAAGGTCGTGTTGAAGCTCTGA